The proteins below come from a single Odontesthes bonariensis isolate fOdoBon6 chromosome 18, fOdoBon6.hap1, whole genome shotgun sequence genomic window:
- the LOC142368242 gene encoding uncharacterized protein LOC142368242, with protein FLSPADVQQLLVIKEEFPPVQQNFSAGLDQEDLKPPHIKEEQEEADITERSFSPVPVKSENDEEKPQSSELHHRGIVGNGHSGEEPDPDQCLQSDTEDKTSESSETDVSDGNWEESTGSRSGLKIKNSEVTTDDMKRNSDAKLHKCTECDKSFGYRSRLLKHRRVHTGEKPFTCSVCEAAFPWKHSFVQHMRIHTGEKPFSCSVCSRSFRRREAVTRHMRCHTGGKPYSCPVCNDSFTWKHNLIEHTKIHTTETFSCSVCKEDFISKHNLVQHMTVHTGEKRFSCSVCEAAFTRKHSFVQHMRIHTGEKPFGCSVCGQSFSRKKNLTHHMRCHAGGKPYSCSICKEAFTWKQDLMEHTKIHIQKTYSCSVCKADFRSKNNLALHMRTHTGENPFTCSVCQAAFKFKTNLVKHMRNHTKEKRFSCSVCKAAFRSKHNLVQHMRIHTGEKPFSCSVCDRGFTRREGVTRHMRCHTGEKPYTCSVCKATFKWSNAFAEHTRIHTGEKPFSCYVCTAAFRKRNSLVQHMRIHTEEKRYSCSICGVTFRRRQDFEYHTENHSIKNTFRCSICKAAFRKKDALEHHTRSHTYES; from the coding sequence tttctgtctcCTGCAGATGTTCAGCAGCTGTTGGTGATCAAAGAGGAGTTTCCTCCTGTGCAGCAGAACTTCAGTGCCGGCCTGGACCAGGAGGACCTGAAGCCCCCACACATtaaagaggaacaggaggaggcTGATATAACAGAGCGCTCATTCAGCCCCGTCCCCGTCAAGAGTGAAAACGATGAAGAGAAACCTCAGTCCTCAGAGCTTCATCACAGAGGGATTGTGGGAAATGGACACTCTGGGGAAGAACCAGATCCAGATCAGTGTTTACAGTCAGATACTGAAGACAAGACTTCTGAGTCTTCAGAGACGGACGTCAGCGACGGAAACTGGGAGGAGAGCACTGGATCTCGGTcaggtttaaaaataaaaaatagtgaaGTTACGACAGATGACATGAAACGCAACTCTGATGCAAAGTTACACAAATGTACTGAATGTGATAAGTCATTTGGGTACAGGTCACGTCTTTTAAAACATAGGAGAGTCCACACAGGAGAAAAACCTTTCACTTGCTCTGTCTGCGAGGCAGCTTTTCCGTGGAAACACTCCTTCGTCCAGCACATGAGAATCCACACGGGAGAGAAACCCTTCAgctgctctgtctgcagtcgaAGCTTCAGGCGGAGAGAAGCTGTAACTCGTCACATGCGGTGTCACACTGGAGGGAAGCCGTACAGCTGCCCTGTCTGCAATGACTCCTTTACCTGGAAACATAATCTGATCGAACACACGAAAATCCACACAACAGAAACTTTCAGTTGCTCTGTTTGTAAGGAAGATTTTATATCAAAACACAATTTAGTGCAACACATGACtgtccacacaggagagaagcgtTTCAGCTGCTCTGTCTGCGAGGCAGCTTTCACTCGCAAACACTCCTTTGTGCAGCACATGAGAATCCACACGGGAGAGAAACCGTTCGGCTGCTCCGTCTGTGGTCAAAGCTTCAGTAGAAAAAAGAATTTAACCCATCACATGAGATGTCACGCTGGTGGAAAACCGTACAGCTGCTCCATCTGTAAAGAGGCGTTTACATGGAAACAGGATCTGATGGAACATACAAAAATCCACATTCAAAAAACCTACAGCTGCTCTGTTTGTAAGGCGGATTTTAGATCCAAAAATAATCTGGCGCTGCACATGAGAACCCACACAGGAGAGAATCCTTTCACTTGCTCTGTTTGTCAGGCGGCTTTTAAGTTCAAAACCAATTTAGTGAAGCACATGAGAAaccacaccaaagaaaaacgcTTCAGCTGCTCTGTTTGCAAAGCAGCTTTCAGATCCAAACACAACTTAGTGCAACACATGAGAatccacacaggagagaagccattcaGCTGCTCCGTCTGTGACCGAGGCTTCACCAGGAGGGAAGGTGTAACTCGTCACATGAGATGTCACACCGGAGAAAAACCCTATACCTGCTCAGTCTGTAAGGCCACTTTTAAATGGAGTAATGCTTTTGCAGAACACACGAGAATCCACACAGGAGAAAAACCTTTCAGTTGCTATGTTTGCACCGCGGCTTTCAGGAAGAGAAACAGTTTAGTGCAACACATGAGGATCCACACAGAGGAAAAACGCTACAGCTGCTCCATATGTGGGGTCACTTTTAGGAGGAGGCAGGACTTCGAGTATCATACAGAAAACCATAGCATCAAAAACACCTTTAGATGCTCCATCTGTAAGGCAGCTTTTAGAAAGAAAGATGCTTTAGAGCACCACACAAGGTCCCACACTTACGAAAGCTAG